One segment of Diaphorobacter sp. HDW4B DNA contains the following:
- a CDS encoding sigma-70 family RNA polymerase sigma factor, giving the protein MSTGLGLPLNASADPVQALYENHHGWLVARLRRKLGCSWDAADLAQSTFVRVLMAKGQPLEEVIEPRAYLTTIAQRLLSNHLRRKQIESAYLEALASLLEPVAPAPEVQLMVLETLVTIDRLLGGLPVVARKAFLLWRLEDLTQEEIAAQLGISRTSVRRHLANAAERCYFAESR; this is encoded by the coding sequence ATGTCCACAGGACTCGGTCTCCCCCTGAATGCTTCCGCTGATCCAGTGCAGGCTCTGTACGAAAACCACCACGGTTGGCTGGTGGCACGTCTGCGGCGCAAGCTCGGCTGTTCGTGGGATGCGGCGGATCTGGCGCAGAGCACTTTTGTGCGTGTGCTCATGGCCAAGGGCCAGCCGCTGGAGGAAGTGATCGAGCCACGCGCCTATCTCACGACCATTGCGCAGCGACTGCTCTCGAATCATTTGCGGCGCAAGCAGATCGAGAGCGCATATCTGGAAGCCCTCGCCTCGCTGCTCGAACCTGTCGCTCCCGCGCCCGAGGTGCAGTTGATGGTGTTGGAGACCTTGGTCACGATCGATCGCTTGCTCGGTGGACTGCCCGTGGTTGCACGCAAGGCCTTTTTGCTGTGGCGTCTGGAAGACCTGACTCAGGAAGAGATCGCAGCGCAATTGGGCATCTCTCGCACCAGCGTGCGCCGCCATCTGGCAAACGCTGCAGAGCGCTGCTACTTTGCCGAAAGCCGTTGA
- a CDS encoding RraA family protein has protein sequence MNQLPEIIRDFERVDASIVQQAAEFQAAILADVAGRRGTMHSRVAPVHERMKLAGPAFTVEVRPGDNLMIHAAIALAQPGDIIVVDGKGDQTAALMGTLMLSACKKLKLGGVIIDGSIRDKLELLDLGFPVFSAGFNPAGPTKFVPGRINHPISAGGVTIHPGDLVVGDADGVVVIERAKAPAMMSLATKKVADEAARIEAIARGDTGSKWLPAALRAAGVLKEGEEL, from the coding sequence ATGAACCAACTACCTGAAATCATCCGCGACTTCGAGCGCGTGGATGCCAGCATCGTCCAGCAAGCGGCCGAGTTCCAAGCAGCGATTCTTGCGGATGTGGCCGGTCGACGCGGCACCATGCACAGCCGTGTCGCTCCCGTGCATGAACGCATGAAACTCGCCGGCCCGGCCTTCACCGTGGAGGTTCGTCCCGGCGACAACCTGATGATTCACGCCGCGATCGCATTGGCCCAGCCCGGTGACATCATCGTCGTGGATGGCAAGGGCGATCAGACCGCCGCGCTCATGGGCACGCTGATGCTCAGTGCCTGCAAGAAACTGAAGCTTGGAGGCGTGATCATCGACGGCTCGATTCGCGACAAGCTGGAACTGCTGGATCTTGGCTTCCCCGTGTTCAGCGCAGGCTTCAATCCGGCAGGCCCCACCAAGTTCGTTCCCGGTCGCATCAACCACCCCATTTCTGCGGGCGGCGTGACGATCCACCCTGGCGATCTGGTCGTGGGGGATGCGGATGGAGTCGTCGTGATCGAGCGAGCCAAGGCCCCGGCCATGATGTCGCTGGCCACGAAAAAAGTCGCGGACGAAGCCGCCCGCATCGAGGCCATCGCACGCGGCGACACAGGCTCAAAGTGGTTGCCGGCAGCGCTTCGCGCGGCTGGCGTTCTCAAAGAAGGAGAAGAACTATGA
- a CDS encoding DUF3325 domain-containing protein: protein MRETLFLAAAQVTCIIGMGWLALAMQSHWERVRKDAHSRKSSMVLRWLGAGMLVVSLGLCLAADHASMAILVWVMVLAASALVIAFTLTWRPQWLRVLSWGRHG from the coding sequence ATGCGTGAAACGCTTTTTCTCGCAGCAGCCCAGGTCACCTGCATCATCGGCATGGGCTGGCTTGCACTGGCCATGCAATCGCATTGGGAGCGGGTTCGCAAGGATGCCCACTCGCGCAAGTCATCCATGGTTCTGCGCTGGCTGGGGGCTGGCATGCTGGTCGTCAGCCTCGGCCTGTGCCTTGCAGCAGACCATGCATCGATGGCGATCCTCGTCTGGGTGATGGTGCTGGCAGCATCCGCACTCGTCATTGCGTTCACGCTCACATGGCGGCCGCAATGGCTGCGTGTGTTGAGCTGGGGCAGGCACGGCTGA
- a CDS encoding PepSY domain-containing protein, giving the protein MFQSFRLSMTWLHTWFGLALGFVLMACFFFGALSVFDREIDRWAIPASRFEPQPMPSFEKVLRPAFEKIQPTKESLEFMRDRVNGPLPERFDTVRTWGAYTTHRDPVLSVFAGYVVPNAKNPEEGVWGNRTIDPRSGVALPDDQLKIGSRFFYPLHYSLNFQWKSIGYWIVGLAALVMLVALVSGVVMHRKIFREFFTFRPKKASQRSTLDLHNMTGVLALPFHFFFAFTGLVIFAGIYFPVTHTQLEPLHELHEKMEAQETGLPHDRAGVAAPLASVDNMVSEARRRWAAKGMAGEVGLLSLNHVGDENGYVSIYRAGTDRIALVGDGIHFKASTGDVLREDPPRTTVDSINTFLTGLHLQHFRHWMLRWLYVLGGLMGCVCIATGFIFFVEKRKKQHAKSGSQGARIVDALAVTTVTGMLLAALGILIANRLLPETLPPTWPARGDLEQYIFWATWVAAMAHAFARSGPVAQGQPNPAWREQSWAVAVLAVGAVLLNWITTGDHLIKTVWTDTYWPVAGVDLFLLAGAWLSFKAARKLAHKASVHKPVQRTEAAHA; this is encoded by the coding sequence ATGTTCCAAAGCTTTCGTCTGAGCATGACTTGGCTGCACACCTGGTTCGGACTGGCGCTTGGCTTTGTGCTGATGGCCTGCTTCTTCTTTGGCGCGCTGTCCGTTTTCGATCGCGAAATTGATCGCTGGGCGATTCCAGCCTCGCGCTTCGAACCACAACCCATGCCCTCTTTCGAGAAGGTGCTTCGGCCTGCGTTCGAGAAAATTCAGCCCACGAAGGAAAGCCTCGAATTCATGCGTGATCGTGTGAACGGCCCGCTTCCCGAGCGCTTCGATACCGTGCGCACCTGGGGTGCCTACACCACCCATCGCGACCCGGTGTTGAGTGTGTTTGCCGGCTACGTCGTGCCCAATGCCAAGAACCCTGAAGAGGGCGTCTGGGGCAATCGCACCATCGATCCACGCAGCGGCGTTGCCTTGCCGGATGACCAGTTGAAGATCGGCAGCCGCTTCTTCTATCCGCTGCACTACAGCCTGAATTTTCAGTGGAAGAGCATTGGCTACTGGATTGTCGGTTTGGCAGCGCTGGTGATGCTGGTCGCGCTGGTCAGCGGCGTTGTCATGCATCGCAAGATCTTCCGTGAGTTCTTCACCTTCCGGCCCAAGAAGGCCTCGCAGCGCAGCACGCTCGATCTGCACAACATGACGGGCGTGCTCGCCCTGCCCTTCCATTTCTTCTTCGCGTTCACCGGGCTGGTCATTTTTGCAGGCATCTACTTTCCGGTCACGCACACCCAGCTCGAACCTTTGCATGAGTTGCACGAGAAGATGGAGGCACAAGAGACGGGACTGCCGCATGATCGCGCGGGCGTCGCGGCACCTCTGGCGTCCGTCGACAACATGGTGAGCGAAGCACGCCGTCGCTGGGCGGCCAAGGGCATGGCGGGGGAAGTGGGTCTGCTCTCGCTGAACCATGTGGGCGATGAGAACGGCTACGTCAGCATCTACCGCGCAGGCACCGATCGCATTGCACTGGTGGGCGATGGCATTCACTTCAAGGCCAGCACTGGCGACGTGCTGCGCGAGGATCCACCGCGCACCACGGTCGACAGCATCAACACCTTTCTGACCGGCCTGCACCTGCAGCACTTCCGCCACTGGATGCTGCGTTGGCTGTATGTGCTGGGGGGGCTGATGGGTTGCGTGTGCATTGCCACCGGCTTCATCTTCTTCGTCGAAAAGCGCAAGAAGCAGCACGCGAAATCCGGCAGTCAAGGCGCCCGCATCGTGGACGCGCTGGCCGTCACCACCGTCACAGGCATGTTGCTTGCAGCTCTGGGCATCCTCATTGCCAATCGCCTGTTGCCAGAAACGCTTCCACCCACTTGGCCAGCACGTGGAGATCTGGAGCAGTACATCTTCTGGGCCACATGGGTCGCAGCCATGGCGCACGCCTTTGCACGCAGCGGTCCGGTCGCTCAGGGACAGCCCAACCCCGCCTGGCGAGAGCAAAGCTGGGCGGTGGCCGTCCTGGCTGTCGGGGCCGTGCTGCTGAACTGGATCACCACCGGCGATCATCTGATCAAGACGGTCTGGACCGATACCTATTGGCCCGTGGCTGGGGTGGATCTGTTCCTGCTCGCGGGGGCCTGGTTGTCCTTCAAGGCGGCGCGCAAGCTCGCTCACAAAGCGTCCGTGCACAAGCCCGTGCAACGCACGGAGGCGGCTCATGCGTGA
- a CDS encoding TonB-dependent siderophore receptor: MHRSSTSSTPAISATSAAPSKPCSTAFAARLFCAGITACAAMASVPLAAQAQTATAVAIRSYSIPAGPLGGALNRLGRESGSLISFAPELVASLQSPGAQGQLSVPQALAALLAGSGLEAVRDADGTYTLRRAPEAPSNAAGTSPSASAPKAALTSATLSEVRVTAQADRSPISEGTGSYAARNTAAATGLMLSPRDTPQSVSVLTRQQMEDQNITSIGEAAKHITGISTISSDSDRTDLNARGFYIDNYQYDGVPTFVANDFFGASMLDPVLYDRIEVVRGATGLMTGAGNPGASVNLVRKRATSKEFTGTISVSAGSWNEHRGTLDLSTPLTEDGRIRARIAGMADERDSHLDRYHTRNRALLATVEADLTPSTTLWGGIEHQAKRPTNVTWGGLPMVYKDGSPTHWARSFSIGADWTFWNTTSNTAYAGLEHRLDNGWAIKANASRLEADYTSKLFYLLSQPLRETGEGLGPYPNYSRQSFSQNSASLQATGPFKLLGRKHEAVIGLTGSQSNYTYGNHAYTTGSIGNIFAWDGSYAEPVWGAFRSLGDDRTRQSAVYAAARLSLADDLKLIVGGRQSRWETQSLTATRKHDVFTPYAGLIHDLNTTYSVYASYTDIFQPQNYQSINGAYLDPVMGKAYEAGVKASYLDGKLNASLAVFRIQQDNVAILDGDALVSGTTSPAYRGEKGVTSKGLEAEVSGELATGWQLIAGFSRAQAQNADGSRLQPQRPQNLAHVFTTYRLPGALNKLKVGGGLQWRDATYSTTTTSLSVDARRDQGSITVASLMANYDFSRQFSVQLNVSNLFDKNYFDFAGSQIYYGAPRKFVLTAKYDF; the protein is encoded by the coding sequence ATGCACCGCAGTTCGACCTCCAGCACACCCGCCATCTCAGCCACTTCAGCCGCACCCTCCAAGCCATGCAGCACCGCATTTGCCGCTCGACTGTTCTGTGCGGGGATCACTGCCTGCGCCGCCATGGCGTCCGTGCCGCTTGCAGCACAGGCCCAAACCGCCACGGCAGTCGCCATTCGCAGTTACAGCATCCCGGCAGGGCCGCTTGGTGGTGCCCTCAACCGACTGGGACGTGAATCGGGCTCGCTCATCTCGTTTGCGCCTGAACTGGTCGCCAGCCTGCAATCGCCTGGCGCGCAAGGCCAACTGAGTGTCCCGCAAGCTCTGGCCGCCCTGCTCGCTGGCTCCGGACTGGAAGCGGTGCGTGATGCCGACGGCACTTACACTCTGCGCCGAGCACCCGAGGCTCCTTCCAATGCAGCCGGCACGAGCCCATCTGCATCGGCACCGAAAGCCGCGCTCACGAGCGCCACACTGTCCGAGGTCCGGGTGACTGCTCAGGCAGACCGCAGCCCAATCTCCGAGGGAACGGGCAGCTATGCCGCGCGCAACACGGCAGCCGCGACAGGCCTGATGCTGTCCCCGCGCGACACGCCGCAGTCCGTCAGCGTGCTCACGCGCCAGCAGATGGAAGACCAGAACATCACCTCGATCGGTGAAGCCGCAAAACACATTACCGGCATTTCAACCATCAGCTCGGACAGTGACCGCACGGATCTGAACGCACGCGGCTTCTACATCGACAACTACCAATACGACGGAGTACCGACATTTGTCGCCAATGACTTCTTTGGCGCATCCATGCTCGACCCTGTACTCTACGACCGCATCGAAGTGGTGCGCGGTGCCACCGGTTTGATGACCGGCGCGGGCAATCCGGGCGCATCAGTCAACCTGGTACGCAAACGCGCCACCAGCAAAGAGTTCACGGGAACGATTTCAGTGAGCGCCGGTTCATGGAACGAGCACCGAGGCACGCTCGACCTGTCCACGCCACTGACCGAAGATGGTCGCATCCGTGCGCGCATTGCCGGCATGGCCGATGAGCGCGACTCACATCTTGATCGCTATCACACTCGCAATCGGGCGTTGCTTGCGACAGTGGAAGCCGATCTGACGCCATCCACCACCCTGTGGGGCGGGATAGAACACCAAGCCAAGCGACCCACCAACGTGACCTGGGGCGGCCTGCCCATGGTCTACAAGGACGGCTCTCCCACACACTGGGCGCGCTCGTTCAGCATTGGTGCCGATTGGACGTTCTGGAACACCACCAGCAACACGGCCTATGCCGGACTTGAACACCGCCTTGACAATGGCTGGGCAATCAAAGCCAATGCCAGTCGCCTCGAAGCGGACTACACATCCAAACTGTTCTATTTGCTGAGCCAGCCCCTGCGGGAAACTGGCGAGGGTCTGGGCCCGTATCCAAACTACTCGCGCCAGTCTTTCTCGCAAAACAGCGCAAGCCTGCAAGCCACCGGCCCCTTCAAGCTGCTTGGCCGAAAGCATGAAGCGGTGATTGGACTCACAGGCAGCCAGTCCAACTACACCTACGGCAACCATGCCTACACCACCGGCAGCATCGGCAATATTTTTGCGTGGGACGGCTCCTATGCCGAGCCCGTGTGGGGCGCTTTCCGCTCGTTGGGGGATGATCGCACCCGTCAAAGTGCCGTCTACGCAGCGGCTCGGCTGTCGCTCGCCGATGACCTGAAGCTCATCGTTGGGGGTCGCCAAAGCCGTTGGGAGACTCAAAGCCTTACCGCCACGCGCAAACACGATGTGTTCACCCCTTATGCGGGCTTGATCCATGACCTGAACACGACGTACTCGGTCTACGCAAGCTACACCGACATCTTCCAACCTCAAAACTACCAGAGCATCAACGGCGCATATCTGGACCCCGTCATGGGCAAGGCCTATGAAGCAGGCGTCAAGGCATCCTACCTCGATGGAAAGCTCAATGCATCGCTGGCCGTGTTCCGCATTCAGCAGGACAACGTTGCCATTCTGGATGGCGACGCATTGGTCTCCGGAACGACTTCGCCTGCATACCGCGGAGAAAAAGGCGTCACCAGCAAGGGCCTCGAAGCCGAGGTATCCGGCGAACTGGCAACCGGATGGCAGTTGATTGCCGGGTTCTCGCGCGCTCAGGCCCAGAATGCCGATGGCTCGCGCCTGCAACCCCAACGCCCCCAGAACCTGGCCCACGTGTTCACCACGTACCGACTGCCCGGCGCATTGAACAAACTGAAGGTTGGTGGTGGTCTGCAATGGCGTGATGCGACGTACTCCACCACGACCACATCACTGAGCGTTGATGCACGGCGCGATCAAGGTTCGATCACCGTCGCCAGCCTGATGGCCAACTACGATTTCTCGCGCCAATTTTCGGTGCAGTTGAATGTCAGCAACCTGTTCGACAAGAACTACTTCGACTTCGCCGGAAGCCAGATCTACTACGGCGCTCCGCGCAAATTCGTGCTGACCGCGAAGTACGACTTCTGA
- a CDS encoding hydroxyacid dehydrogenase — MSRQKILVTGADLAAQALEVLKNYDIVYAGKTPTEEDIVALCKEHDPVAIIVRYSKVGAAAMDAAPSLKVISKHGSGTDTIDKSAAKERGIAVVAALGANASAVAEQALTLMLACAKSVPQLNERMHAGFWDKSTHKSLELAGRTLGLIGLGAIGQRFARMACAMGMNVMGFDPYATTWPEGVQRVDLETIWRDSDVISLHCPLTDDNRGLINADTLALCRPGVVLVNTARGGLIDEAALLAAVENGHVRAAGLDSFAVEPMAAGHPFQNRSGFILSPHIGGVTSDAYVNMGLSAARNALAVLGQTVEAA, encoded by the coding sequence ATGAGCCGCCAGAAAATACTGGTCACCGGAGCCGATCTCGCGGCACAGGCACTGGAAGTTCTCAAGAACTACGACATCGTCTACGCGGGCAAGACCCCGACCGAGGAAGACATCGTCGCGCTGTGCAAGGAACATGACCCGGTCGCCATCATTGTTCGCTACAGCAAAGTCGGCGCTGCCGCCATGGACGCGGCACCGTCGCTGAAGGTGATCTCCAAGCACGGCAGCGGCACGGACACGATCGACAAGTCCGCCGCAAAGGAGCGCGGCATCGCCGTGGTCGCGGCACTGGGCGCCAATGCCTCGGCGGTTGCGGAGCAGGCCCTGACGCTGATGCTGGCCTGCGCCAAATCCGTGCCACAGCTCAATGAGCGCATGCACGCGGGGTTCTGGGACAAATCGACGCACAAGAGCCTGGAGCTTGCAGGGCGCACTCTGGGACTCATTGGACTGGGTGCCATCGGGCAGCGCTTCGCTCGCATGGCCTGCGCCATGGGAATGAATGTGATGGGCTTTGATCCCTACGCAACGACATGGCCTGAAGGCGTGCAGCGCGTGGATCTGGAAACCATCTGGCGCGACTCCGACGTGATCTCGCTGCATTGCCCGCTCACCGACGACAACCGGGGATTGATCAATGCCGACACGCTCGCCCTGTGCCGCCCCGGCGTGGTGCTGGTGAACACCGCGCGCGGCGGACTCATTGATGAAGCGGCGCTGCTGGCCGCCGTGGAAAACGGTCATGTTCGTGCCGCTGGGCTGGACAGTTTCGCGGTCGAGCCCATGGCGGCAGGACACCCGTTTCAGAACCGCTCCGGCTTCATTCTGAGCCCCCACATCGGAGGCGTGACGAGCGATGCCTATGTGAACATGGGACTGAGTGCGGCGCGCAACGCTCTGGCCGTGCTGGGTCAGACCGTGGAAGCGGCCTGA
- a CDS encoding RNA polymerase sigma factor gives MFVHYYRELLNFCLRKVRDRDVAADIVQESYARVLEMEQTKASISEPRALLYQTARHVMVDTYRRGQVRDHDDLDALSELDQPTGPEHEQPDAMLASAQAIGAYAAAIEALPVRCREAFMLHAFDDLPYAEIAQRMGISVSMVEKHIARGRLACRSCERPLQPPQIVSHGEAGVRV, from the coding sequence GTGTTTGTTCACTACTACCGAGAACTGCTGAACTTCTGTTTGCGCAAAGTCCGTGACCGTGATGTGGCCGCGGACATCGTGCAGGAGAGCTACGCGCGCGTGCTGGAGATGGAGCAGACCAAGGCGTCGATCTCCGAGCCGCGTGCACTGCTGTATCAGACAGCGCGCCACGTGATGGTCGATACGTATCGGCGCGGGCAGGTGCGTGATCACGATGATCTGGATGCACTGTCTGAACTGGATCAGCCGACCGGGCCAGAACACGAACAGCCCGACGCCATGCTGGCTTCCGCGCAGGCCATCGGTGCTTACGCGGCAGCGATCGAGGCCTTGCCGGTGCGCTGCAGGGAAGCGTTTATGCTGCATGCCTTCGACGACCTGCCTTACGCGGAGATCGCCCAGCGCATGGGCATCTCGGTGAGCATGGTGGAAAAGCATATTGCCCGTGGTCGTCTGGCTTGCCGATCCTGCGAGCGACCGCTTCAACCTCCACAAATTGTCAGCCATGGAGAAGCAGGGGTGAGGGTTTGA
- a CDS encoding tripartite tricarboxylate transporter substrate binding protein, which produces MAIGVALLAAPFQAAQAQADFPAKPIRLIVPFPPGGGTDMVARAVAQKMGTMNKWNIIVDNRPGAGGNLGVDAAAKASPDGYTLVVGQTSNIAINPSLYAKLPYDPLKDLVPVALVSSAPVVMATGMNSKYKKFEDVVAAAKSKPGELTLGYSGNGTVSHLAGELAQKAAGIELRNVPYKGAAQAMTDLMGGNIDLYMSALPTLLGHVRSGKLRPVAVTSLKRSPQLPDTPTLAELGYKDFEASTWYGVLAPKGTPDAVVARLNKAVNDALAQPDVVEKLRSEGGDVLGGTSQTFGQLLRTDLPRWGKIVKDSGASLD; this is translated from the coding sequence ATGGCCATCGGCGTCGCATTGCTCGCTGCGCCCTTCCAGGCGGCCCAGGCGCAGGCCGACTTTCCGGCCAAGCCGATTCGACTGATCGTGCCCTTCCCTCCCGGAGGCGGCACCGACATGGTCGCTCGGGCGGTCGCCCAAAAAATGGGGACGATGAACAAATGGAACATCATCGTGGACAACCGTCCGGGCGCGGGCGGCAACCTCGGTGTGGACGCAGCGGCGAAGGCCAGCCCCGACGGATACACGCTGGTGGTGGGTCAGACAAGCAACATTGCGATCAATCCGTCTCTCTACGCCAAGCTGCCCTACGACCCGCTCAAGGATCTGGTGCCCGTTGCACTCGTGTCCTCCGCTCCGGTCGTGATGGCCACCGGCATGAACTCCAAGTACAAGAAGTTCGAGGATGTGGTCGCAGCCGCCAAAAGCAAGCCAGGAGAATTGACTCTGGGCTATTCGGGCAATGGCACCGTCTCCCATCTGGCGGGCGAATTGGCGCAGAAGGCGGCGGGCATCGAACTGCGCAACGTTCCGTACAAGGGGGCCGCTCAGGCCATGACGGACTTGATGGGCGGAAACATCGATCTGTACATGTCGGCACTTCCGACCCTGCTCGGACATGTGCGCAGCGGCAAGCTGCGCCCTGTTGCCGTGACATCGCTGAAGCGCTCGCCCCAACTGCCGGATACCCCCACGCTCGCCGAGCTGGGATACAAGGATTTCGAAGCCAGCACCTGGTATGGCGTGCTGGCGCCCAAGGGCACGCCCGACGCGGTGGTCGCCCGACTGAACAAGGCCGTCAACGATGCCTTGGCCCAACCAGACGTCGTCGAGAAGCTTCGCTCGGAAGGTGGCGATGTGCTGGGCGGCACCTCCCAGACCTTCGGGCAACTGCTGCGCACGGACTTGCCCCGCTGGGGAAAGATCGTCAAGGACTCGGGCGCGAGTCTGGACTGA
- a CDS encoding FecR domain-containing protein has translation MAFADSSAGIPPHVARTAVHWLLELSSGDASNAEFTHRQWQRWHDADPLHAQAWQRIAQVDGQLRGVPAPVAMQTLAAPGLSRRHAVRLAVLITAGAGGLLAVRESGVGLQAWQQASADWATAAGEQREAVLADGTQLRLNTASAVDLQYTASERLIVLRAGEILIQSAPDPTPNPVSGKPRPLRVRTNEGMTRAIGTRFTVRQHDGFTSVAVLDGIVELQPRADASSVQRLSAGQTGHFTDAEAQRDTAPLDAAAAWTEGMLVADNMPLGEFIAELARYRPGLLRCAPEASQLRVSGSYPLADTDLVLHALTRSLPVRISSRTRWWVTVVPSH, from the coding sequence ATGGCGTTCGCAGACTCCTCCGCTGGCATACCGCCACATGTCGCGCGCACCGCCGTGCATTGGTTGCTGGAACTGAGTTCGGGCGACGCCAGCAACGCCGAGTTCACACATCGGCAATGGCAACGCTGGCACGATGCCGACCCGCTGCACGCACAGGCCTGGCAACGCATCGCGCAAGTGGATGGGCAGCTTCGCGGTGTGCCCGCGCCAGTGGCCATGCAAACATTGGCTGCGCCTGGCCTTTCGCGCCGCCATGCTGTGCGCCTTGCGGTGCTGATCACAGCCGGAGCCGGAGGTCTGTTGGCCGTACGTGAAAGTGGAGTCGGCCTGCAGGCCTGGCAACAGGCGAGCGCAGATTGGGCCACCGCTGCGGGCGAGCAGCGCGAGGCCGTGCTCGCCGATGGCACACAGCTGCGGCTGAACACCGCGAGCGCCGTGGATTTGCAATACACCGCGAGCGAGCGCCTGATTGTGCTGCGCGCGGGAGAGATCCTGATCCAGAGTGCGCCCGATCCCACCCCGAATCCCGTCAGCGGCAAACCTCGTCCGCTGCGCGTGCGCACCAACGAAGGCATGACACGCGCCATCGGCACGCGCTTCACCGTACGCCAGCATGATGGATTCACCAGCGTCGCGGTGCTCGATGGCATAGTGGAGTTGCAACCACGCGCGGACGCATCCAGTGTTCAACGCCTGTCGGCGGGTCAGACGGGGCATTTCACCGATGCCGAAGCCCAACGCGACACTGCGCCACTCGATGCCGCTGCTGCCTGGACGGAAGGCATGCTGGTGGCCGACAACATGCCTCTGGGCGAATTCATCGCGGAACTGGCCCGCTACCGCCCCGGACTCCTGCGATGCGCACCTGAAGCGTCGCAACTGCGCGTGTCCGGCAGCTACCCGTTGGCCGACACCGACCTGGTGCTGCATGCGCTCACCCGCTCGCTGCCAGTGCGCATCAGCAGCCGAACCCGTTGGTGGGTGACCGTCGTGCCGAGCCACTGA
- a CDS encoding iron uptake protein: MNTTLNRSSHPRMVVALRIFAAVVLGYAFTWGFIAVGTAGMFAFGMEFHDAEHLSAMLGFLVYLCVFLWAFSARSLARVCIVLAGGGALMAIAASLLQRALL; encoded by the coding sequence ATGAACACCACACTCAACCGCTCCAGCCACCCGCGCATGGTGGTGGCCTTGCGCATCTTTGCCGCCGTGGTTCTTGGCTATGCCTTCACCTGGGGTTTCATCGCGGTGGGAACCGCTGGCATGTTCGCGTTCGGCATGGAGTTCCATGATGCCGAACATCTGAGCGCAATGCTGGGATTTCTGGTCTATCTGTGCGTGTTTCTCTGGGCGTTTTCTGCCCGGAGTCTGGCGCGTGTCTGCATCGTTCTCGCCGGAGGGGGTGCGCTCATGGCCATCGCCGCATCGTTGCTGCAACGTGCACTGCTCTGA
- a CDS encoding IclR family transcriptional regulator, with protein sequence MQRNTRTPSSTKPKPPVSKAPEPHNEQGPDSSGGVTAVTRALHLLEAFELGESHLSLSELSRRCGLHKTTVLRLARTLALSGYMVQRDDGEWRLGPASGWLGARYQAGFDVQNELEPALRELTQQSGESAAFYVREGNVRTCLVRVEGPQALRHHARMGEGLPLDQGSPGRVLLAFAGEQGPVYEEIRKRGFHWSIGEREQGVSTVSAPVFGMHWRLLGALCISGPASRLPQSRLEELAPMVMAAATKLSYLLAASTSTPLQSRMASWHP encoded by the coding sequence ATGCAGAGAAACACCCGCACTCCCTCATCCACGAAGCCAAAGCCGCCCGTCTCCAAAGCGCCGGAGCCCCACAACGAGCAGGGTCCGGACTCCAGTGGCGGGGTCACCGCGGTGACCAGAGCACTGCATCTGCTCGAAGCGTTCGAGCTGGGTGAATCCCACTTGTCCCTGTCCGAACTCAGTCGCCGATGTGGGCTGCACAAGACGACGGTGCTGCGTCTTGCGCGCACGCTGGCGCTGTCTGGATACATGGTCCAGCGAGACGATGGCGAATGGCGTCTGGGGCCCGCTTCGGGCTGGCTGGGCGCGCGTTATCAAGCAGGGTTCGATGTGCAGAACGAGCTGGAACCGGCGCTGCGGGAACTCACGCAACAAAGCGGTGAAAGCGCTGCCTTCTACGTGCGCGAAGGCAATGTGCGGACCTGCCTCGTTCGTGTGGAAGGGCCGCAGGCATTGCGCCACCACGCACGAATGGGAGAGGGCCTGCCCCTCGATCAGGGCTCACCGGGTCGCGTTCTACTGGCGTTTGCAGGAGAGCAGGGACCGGTCTACGAAGAGATACGCAAGCGCGGCTTTCATTGGTCCATCGGCGAGCGCGAGCAAGGCGTGTCGACCGTCTCCGCGCCCGTGTTTGGCATGCATTGGCGACTGCTCGGGGCCCTTTGCATTTCCGGCCCCGCCTCGCGCCTGCCGCAAAGCCGACTGGAAGAGTTGGCACCGATGGTGATGGCCGCTGCCACCAAGCTTTCCTACCTGCTGGCAGCAAGCACCAGCACGCCCCTGCAATCGCGCATGGCGTCCTGGCATCCTTGA